In Silene latifolia isolate original U9 population chromosome X, ASM4854445v1, whole genome shotgun sequence, the following proteins share a genomic window:
- the LOC141617762 gene encoding uncharacterized protein LOC141617762, protein MKAVQPVELKIPSLRILLESQVPEADWVQARYESLFILDERSLNALYHIQLYKKWIERAFNKKVKPKGISEGDLVLKSVRALLPIDLRGKFKPNWADPYLVKKILSGGVVRLTDLEGNDFTNPTNLDRLNKYYP, encoded by the coding sequence ATGAAAGCGGTCCAACCTGTTGAATTAAAAATACCATCCCTAAGGATCCTACTCGAAAGCCAGGTTCCTGAAGCAGATTGGGTTCAAGCAAGATATGAATCACTCTTTATTCTCGATGAGCGGAGTTTGAACGCATTGTATCATATCCAACTCTACAAGAAATGGATAGAGAGAGCTttcaacaaaaaggtgaaaccgaAGGGAATTAGTGAGGGTGATCTGGttctcaagtcggttagagctttGTTACCTATTGATCTGAGGGGTAAGTTCAAACCAAATTGGGCAGACCCTTATTTGGTAAAGAAGATTTTGTCAGGAGGTGTTGTTCGATTAACAGATTTGGAAGGGAATGACTTCACAAATCCTACGAATTTGGACCGGCTGAATAAATACTATCCTTGA